In Paenibacillus dendritiformis, the DNA window AAATGCCTGATTCAAGAGCTGCTTCGCCGGGGCTATAAGGGGAAACGACCATATAAGCCCAAAAACGGAAAACTGTATACATATGTAAAAAAACGATAAATTGGGGGACTATCTCATGAACGAAAAATCTAAGCTGCTCGATCAATTCGGAGCATGGAACCGTTTTGTGCTTCAACTTGCAAATCAGGAATGGCACACGCCCATTGATGAAGGCAAATGGACGATCCATGATATTGTCAGCCATATAATGATGTGGGACAAATACTTCTATGAGGAGGCCATCTATCCTATCGCTAATGGCAAGCCAGTGACGGTGAGCGATCTTGATTTTGATGCGTTTAATCGAGAGGCCGTCGACTATGGAAAAACGCTAGCCAAGGAAGACTTGATCGCCTTGACAACGCGTTGCCGCAATCTGTTGCTGGAGACGATAGCGCGGTTCGATGACGATACGTTCTCGCGTGAATATGCGGAAGGAAAATTTACGGTCAGGACCTATTTGGAGGATTTTATCTGGCATGATCGGCATCATATG includes these proteins:
- a CDS encoding DinB family protein — translated: MNEKSKLLDQFGAWNRFVLQLANQEWHTPIDEGKWTIHDIVSHIMMWDKYFYEEAIYPIANGKPVTVSDLDFDAFNREAVDYGKTLAKEDLIALTTRCRNLLLETIARFDDDTFSREYAEGKFTVRTYLEDFIWHDRHHMAQIEEYRRKSGND